DNA sequence from the Phocoena sinus isolate mPhoSin1 chromosome 9, mPhoSin1.pri, whole genome shotgun sequence genome:
GGGTCTCGGCGTGGGGTGGTTGCTTCCCGTGGACTAACAGGAAGCCCCCTTGAGCTAAAGTACAGGGGAAGTCCTTTCTAAAGCTAAGCTCTGTCACCACGGGTGAGGGATGAGTTCTCACCTCGCCTCATGGCACCCTGGGCATGTGTGGGCTGGGGGAGGCTGGCAGGGCCTCCTGGAGGACAGGGGTGGCTGTCCTTGtcagggtggggggtggatgcCTCAGGTGCTCTGAGGCTTCCCCATcagcccccagccctgtgccCCAGTCCCTCTGTCATCCTAGCCAGGCTGTGAGTACCAGGGACACCAGTATCAGAGCCAGGAGACCTTCAGACTCCAAGAGAGTGGCCGCTGTGTCCGCTGCTCCTGCCAGGTAGGCAGTGCCGCTGTCTCACGCCCCGGATCTGTCTTGTCCCTTGAGGGCCACtcacccagcctccctcctagGCCGGCGAGGTCTCCTGTGAGGAGCAGGAGTGCCCGGGCGCCCCCTGCACCCTGTCTGACTCtggcccccagctctgcccaggtgtgtgtgttgaggggtaACCACGAAAGGGTGCTTCTCCCAGCAGCTAGAGATGGAGGAGTGTTCCTTCACCGTAAGGGGAGGCATTCCTAAGTCCACCAGCCATTCCAGAGTGTGTTCAGAGGCTGCTGTGGGGAGGGCTAAGCCAGGGTCTTGGGAAGGGTCTTATGGTCTGGGAAGGGCAGGGATGGGTGGATGTGTCCAGGTTGCCATGGTgacagcccccctcccccgccccttgcTGTAGCCTGCGTGCTTGGTGGAGAGGAGTTTGCTGAGGGGGTCCAGTGGGAGCCTGATGGTCAGCCCTGCACAACCTGTTCCTGTCAAGCTGGGGTGCCCGTGTGCAGGGCTTtgctctgctccccagccccctgccagCACCCCACCAAGCCCCCCGGTGAGTGCCCCACCCCAATCTAGCTTTCTTCCCCTGCCTTGCCTGGCCCACCCTGATCGGCTGGGCTGTGATCACCCTGCTCTACCCAGGTGCCTGCTGCCCCAGCTGTGAGAGCTGCACCTACCACGGCCAAGTGTACGCCAACGGGCAGAACTTCACAGATGCAGACAGCCCTTGCCACACCTGCTACTGCGAGGTACCTCCCCAGGCTTGCTGCTGCCCTGCTGAGCCCCTCCCGGGGCCCACCCCCATTGCCTTCTCACCTGCTCCCAGGATGGGACCGTGACATGCTCCTTGGTCAACTGCCCTCCCACAACCTGTGCCAGGCCCCAGAGTGGACCCGGCCAGTGCTGCCCCAGGTGCCCAGGTACGTGCTTACTGTACCTGTCTGGCTTGGTGAACCCTTGACCCTGCCACTCCATGGCCCCGTGGGCCCAACGGATACCTTAGAAAGCAATGGCCTTCCGAATTTTTCAGTCTGACAAAGCTTGGGACTCTCTGGAACTCACAGGGTACGGGTGGGAGAGAAGAGTAGACATTCGTTTGTCCCTTCATGTTACGACACCaccctttccctcctttcctacACTTCCTCTTCCAATACCCTCACCATGCACATCTATTCGTATATCTACCTGTATAAGCCTGGTTCATGCAACAAATGTTCAGGTTTCCTATGCAAGAGACTGGGAGCTGGGATGCTGTGTGCCCTGATGCCTGCCCACACGGAGAGTATGCAGGGCGCGTATCACAAACACAGGCATGCACATGCATGAGCCCTTCGGCTCTTCACCCTCAGAGGCACACACATCTGCCTGCAGGTAAaggaactaaacacacacacacacacacacacacacacaagtgtgtgCTCGGGGAGATACGCTTGTCCGTATAcacagcccctcctcctcctcctctccctccatgGGGACAGCTTCCAAGTGGCACTTCTGCAGTGGCTCTGGACTCAAGGGTAGAGGGACTGTCAGCCTGCTCCTTGCACTGTCAGTCTTTGTCTCCACTCCTGCCCACCCGCCCCACTGCCCAGACTGCATCCTGGAGAAGCAAGTGTTTATGGATGGCGAGAGCTTCTCCCACCCTCGAGACCCCTGTCAGGAATGCCAGTGCCGGGAAGGCCATGCCCACTGCCAACCTCGGGCCTGCCCCAGGGCCTCCTGTGCCCACCCGTTGCCTGGTCCCTGTTGCCAGAACAACTGCAATGGTGAGGTGGGCGGGATGGGGGGTGGTCCCTCAGGATGGCTTGGCCCCATCTATAGGCCTTTAGGGCTGGGAGGGCAGCATGCCCTGGGGGAAGGGGGGCCTCTCCCAGGCCCatagctcccccctcccccaggctgtgCCTTTGCTGGGAAAGAGTACCCCAACGGAGCAGACTTCCCCCACCCCTCTGACCCCTGCCGCCTGTGTCGCTGTCTGGTGAGTCTGCCACCTGGATGGGAAGGAAGAGTGGGGGGGGCACTTGGGGAGACCAGGAGAAGTCCGCCAAGGTGAGGGTGAGAAGGGGAGGGGTCTCCTCCACCTTCTACCACTGACTTGGCCTGGCCTCGTCCATCTGCAGAGCGGCCACGTGCAGTGCCCGGCCCGCCGCTGCCCGCCCTTGCCCTGTCCAGAGCCGCTCCTGTTGCCAGGAGAGTGCTGCCCGCAGTGCCCGGGTAGGAGCCGCACCCCTCGCCACTCCTCCGGGGAGACTCCCTcagcagcctccctccccacccccccacccccccccaccccccacccccgctgacGCTTGCTCTCTGGCTGCAGCCACCCCCTCTGGCTGCCCTCGGCCCGGGGGCGGGGTCCCCGTCCGCCACCAGGAGCACTTCTCCCAGCCCGACGACCCCTGCCGCCGCTGCCTCTGCCTCGACGGCTCCGTGTCCTGCCAGCTGCTGCCCTGCCCACCGGCGCCCTGCACCCACCCGCGCCAGGGGCCCTGCTGCCCCTCCTGTGACGGTAACGCCCCGACTGCACCTGCCCGCACTCCTTCCAGCTCCACCCCGGAACCTCACCTGCTCCGTCCCCCTCTTACTCTGCGTCCCTCTTTACCTCCAGGCGGGGCGCcaccccttctcccccttcctcctggccCGCTCCTCCGGGGCGGGGTTCTCACTAAGAAAGTGCGGGAACAGTGCCCACCCAGCCCGCAGGGCCCGGGAGGTAGTGCGCCTGGTGCGCCACCTCCAAGGCCCCCCAGCCCCTCGCCTGCCCCCCAGGCTGCCTGTACCAGGGGAAGGAGTTCGCCAGTGGCGAGCGCTTCCCTTCGCCCACTGCCCGGTGCCACGTCTGCCTCTGCTGGGAGGGCAGCGTCAGCTGCGAGCCCAGGGCCTGTGCCCCAGCACAGTGCCCCTTCCCTGCCAGGGGTGACTGCTGCCCTACCTGTGATGGTGAGGGGGCGGGAACTGTACGGGTGGGGGGACAGGAGGGCGGGGTCAAAGTCATCTTTACTGCCCTAGAGTgggtcaaaaatatttattaccgTAAGACAAAAGCCCTGGACCAAATTCTGTGTGGGTTTTCCCTACGGATTGGACAgggagcttttttcttttttgtaatatttatttatttattggctgtgttgggtcttggttgcagcacatgggatctttcgttgcggtgcattgtggctcactggctcagtagttgcaggcGTGAGGGCTTAGTtcccccgcggcatgtgggatcttagttccccgagcagggatccaactggcgtcccctgcattgcaagatcgattcttaaccactggaccacagggaaggcCCTGGACAGGGAGCTTCTTTGCAGGCTGAAGGGGAGAAAGTTTGCCCTTTGGCCAATCCAACTGCCACCCCCCAGACCCCTTTACCCACCGGCCAAGAATgagcccttccctccccaccaggtCTTTGAGGCCTTGGCCTCAGGCCAGGCCCAAGCTCAGAGCTGGATGACTGGTCTCCTCTCCCTGATTTCTGccgctccccccaccctccctgtcctctCTCCAAGGCTGCGAGTACCTATGGGAGTCCTACCTGAGCAGCCAGGACTTTCCGGATCCCCGAGAGCCCTGCAATCTGTGTACCTGTCTCGGAGGCTTCGTGAACTGTAGCCGCCGGCCCTGTGAGCCTCTGGGCTGCAGCCACCCGCTCACCCCGTCTGGGCACTGCTGCCCAACCTGCCAGGGTAGACCTGCCCTCCCACTGCCCTTCTCAACTCCCGGCCTCCCTTCGGCTGCTGCGAGTCCCCTGGTCTGGTCACTGTCACCCCTCCCCCGAGACAGCCACGCAGCAAGCCCACAGACTGGGTTTTCCTGGGGTTCCTCACCCCATACTCGAGCCCTCCTCTCCGTCCCTGCTGTCACCTCGCGCCAACTGTGAAGGGCACCACACAACCACCCCTGTGCTGTCAGACCTTCCCACTCTTCAGCTGTCTCCCTGCCTTCCCAAAATAGCACGTCACCAGACTCCAAGCCATTCAGTGGCTTCCACTGCCCTTGAGTCACCCAAGCACATTTGGGCAACTTCCTTCCCCCGTGGCTTCTAAAGAAGCCACCCTCCCGAGCCCAGCCCACCTCTCGCCTTCATTTCCACTGTGCCCGTTCCTCTCATCTTCCTCCCACGAGGGCCCTGCTCTGTGATCCCACCCTCAGTCCCCCCCGCCGTGCTTCACGCATGCAAGTCTCACCACCGTGGTCTGGCTGAAGTCTTTCCTCCCGCCCCTCACCTTCCCAGCCACTCACCACTCTTTCTGACTCTTAGCTAAGCTTTGGTAGAGGACCCCAGGCccggctgtgtgtgtgtgtgtgtgtctgtgttggtgtgtgtgcctgtgtcagCAGAGGGATCCACTGATTGCGGCTCTGCCTTGTATTCCCCCCTCTGCCAGGATGCCTCTATCATGGGGTCACCGCTGCCCCCGGAGAGACCCTTCCTGACCCGCTCGACCCCACCTGCTCCATCTGCACCTGCCAGGTGAGGCGGCCCTTTGGGGGCTTGGAGCCCTTCATCCCTTGATCCTCCTCTCTGGCCAGAAAGAGGTCGTCTCCTCCTCCCAGGGTACACGCTGCCTGTGACATCCATCAGGACAGATTGGGCTCAGGCCTCCTGGGCTGAGGGAGGGGGTCTGGGCCGGGCAGGTCAGTAGGGGCACACCCCCATGAGGCCGCATGTGGCCTGGTTTGAGGGTGTGATGACATGGGAAGTGGCAGCGTGACCTCTCTCCCCCAGGAAGGCTCCATGCGCTGCCGGAAGAAGCCGTGTGCTCCAGCTCTgtgcccccatccctccccagggCCTTGCTTCTGCCCTGTTTGCCACAGTGAGCACACACGCCCCGCCGCCCCCCCACGCCTCCCCCTCCCGCTCTGCCAGACCTGACGCTGGACTGGTAGCACAGCCCCCGCCCAGGACACATGTCACCCACAGGCTGCCTCTCTCAGGGCCGGGAGCACCAGGACGGGGAGGAGTTTGAGGGGCCCGCAGGCAGCTGTGAGCGCTGTCGCTGTCAGGTGTGGTAGGGAGGTGGCAGAGCGGGCAGGGGCGGGGTCAGCTGGCCTGGAGAGCAAGTCACTGACCAGGCATCTCCTGCAGGCTGGCCAGGTCAGCTGTGAGCGGCTGCAGTGCCCACCTCTGCCCTGCCCACTCCAGGTCACAGAGCCGGGGAGCTGCTGCCCTCGCTGCAGAGGTACGTCTGGCCAGTGGGGCTGCTCCCTTGTTTCCGTCCCTCCATcggccccacctccctcccctcagctctCCTCCAGACTTCCCACCTCCCTGTCCACCCGTCTGTCCCTCCCACACCTCAGCCCTTGAGCTCTCACCACATTCACCTTCAGCTCTTCCTACCTATCCCCGCCCCTGGCCTATCCAGACCGTCTCCCCTTCTAGGTGCTTATTAGAATCTCCTCAAAGCTGCCCATTCCTAACCACGCCCCATTCATAATgatcattaacatttattgagcatataccatgtgctaagcactttacacatacCTCATCTGATGCACACAACGATCTCAacaagtaggtattattattaacttttcccattttatagatgagaaaactgaggtaacATAACTTACCTGTGGTCACTTAGCCAGTAGATGGCAGAGTCAAGATTTGCATCTAGGCCATCTGTTTCTAGAGTAGGGGCCTTTTTTAGCCTGTGTGAGCCCTCGCCCCGTATACTGCCCAGCATGGTATAGGAACTGTCAGCGTCTCCTTGCCCTGAGATGaaatccccatttaacagatggggagactgagactTGTAGAGATTGAGTTACCTTGGGCACACGGTTACTGATGGAGCCTCTCATTCATCCCACGTGCATTTATTACACACTTGCTGCAGGCCAGGTACTGTTGCTGGCGCTGGGCTATAAGAGACAGTGCCTGCTGCCTGGCACTGGGTCTAGCAAGCAAGCAGACGAGGAATGGGATTAGAGTCCAGGTGTTCTGACCCCGACCCAGTGTCTTTCCCCTCCATCACAGGCAGGAGTTCTGTCCCAGGACACCTTTCCACTATATCCCTGCAGAAACCCCTCCTGGCACCCACATACCCTACTGAGCACCCAGGGTGAGGGGGCAGACATGCAGAACCCAGACTCAGAGCTCATCCCTGCCCACCTCGGACACAGGCTGCCTGGTTCATGGGGAAGAGCACCCTGAAGGCAGTAGCTGGGAGCCCCCCAACAGCCCCTGTTCCTCCTGCATGTGTCATGAGGGTGTCATCACCTGTGCCCGCGTCCAGTGTGTCACCTCCTGTGCCCAGCCTCACCTGGGGCCCCGTGACTGCTGCCCTCGATGCTCTGGTACtgggagcctggggtgggggggcgtgggCAGGGAGGCAGTGCCCTGTCAGCATCTCCCTGCCATTGCCCTGGGCTGGGCGGCAGAGATGCGTCGTTCCAGGAGAAGTGGCCCTCATTCTTATGCACACCCCATTCTCTGAGGCTGGGGGGCCTGGCATTGCTGCCAGCCTGAAAGCTCCCTGATTCTGTTCTGCTCTTAACCCCCCACCCAACCCCTGCCAAGCCTGTGAGCATGAGGGTCGGAAGTATGAGCCCGGGGAGAGCTTCCAGCCTGGCACAGACCCCTGTGAAGTGTGCACCTGTGAGGTAGGGGAGCGCAACGCTGAGGGGCAGCCTGGACCCTGCGGGGAGCAGGCATTGTGGGGAGTCAGGAGTGTGTCCCTGTGGCCAGGGAGTGAGGCAGGGGCTTGGGGTGAAGAGCCTGCAGGGCCAGCAAGTCTGGGGGGGCAGGCAGTGGGCGGGCCCTCCTGGCTGGAGTGTGGGGTGATGTGGGTAGAAGGTTGCGGGGAGATGCCTGGGAATTGGTTGGGGGCCATACTGGGGAACTTCTATTTGAAAGGTAAGGGTGAGCCAATGAAAGGGTTTTGAGCAGGCAATCGACATCATAGATCAGGAGATTAGGCAATGGGATTGGGGAGGGGGATGGCATGGGAGCGCAGAAGGGTCAAAGGCCACATGAAGGTTCAGGCCCCAGTGACTGCAGGCAGCAGGCACTGTCCTCTCTGGGGACTGGGGCATGGGGTGAGGAGATGCTCAGTCTCTCTGCACACTGTCGTCTGATCTGCCCAAGGCAGATGGAGGAGCCTGGCATCCAGAGGAAAGAGGGTGGCTCTCAGCTTCCATGGCCTGGGACCCACCCCCTGCTCGCTCATTCAGCTGCAGCCTGAGGGAACTCCCAGCCTTCGCTGTCACCGGCGGCAGTGTCCCAGCCTGGTGGGCTGTCCCGCCAGCCAGCTCCTGCCCCCTGGGCCCCAGCATTGCTGCCCCACCTGTGCCCGTGAGTCCCCGGACTGGGGGGGAAAGAGGGCAGGGCTGCCAACCCCAGAGTGACACTGGAAGGGCCAGCCAGCCCTCCTTCACAGTACCAGCCCCAGCCCTTTCCTGAGTCCAGTGGATTGTTCTGGAAACCTGTACCCTGGAGGGTGAGACCTGTAATACCCTAAGGGGAAACGGGAAGCTAGCAGGACCCCTTGACTCTGAAGCCTGGTGCATCTTGTCCAGCAGGTGGCGCTGCAGGGTTGCAGCTGTGCTGGCTGCtggcttcttgagggcagggatattAGGACCAGAGGGGCAGTGAGTCGCCCAGCtacagaggtggggagaggtgttcttgtcaacacttgttcGGATGTGCTGCtgcagggaaagaggaaaggcacagtatttactaagcacctactgcatgccacGCACTGTACTTGGTGCTTTTAGTAAACAGCATCACGTTTAATTCTCAGTTACCCAGTGAGGAGGTGTTATTACTCCTTTtgttaacagatgaagaaattgaggttcagagaagttgaTTAATTTGCCCAAAATGGCACAGGCACTGAGTGCTGGAGCCAGGATTGGAACCTGGGGTACCTGGCTCATTGTGCTTCCTTTCAGACGATGAGTGGGAGGGCGAGCAGGGCGGGCAGCCCAGTGTTCCTTAGTGACCTCAGGCTGAGGAAGCCACGCTTTGTCCGTTTTCAGGCCCTCCATGCTAGCAGCCTAGCAAAGTTCCTTTTCAAAAGTCCAAACTTTTCTTTGctggaacaaaaggaaaagggatCTGTCATTCCTGGAATCAAGGTGTTAGGGCCATAAGTATGCCCTGGTCCCAAAAAGCCTGGGGACGCAGTAGGGGGATAAGGGGTCAGTTAGGctttgtcccccacccccatcctggcaGCATCTCCCATACTGCGTTCTTGTCTTCACAGAGCCGCTGAGTCCCTGCACGGAGCACCTGCGGGGGTCTAAGCTGGCCCCGCCAGACCCCTGCTACACCTGCCAGTGCCAGGTGAGCCCTCCTGCCTTGGGGATTCCTCAAGCCCCCTCTTCTCCTCTGTGGGCTGTGGCTGCGACTCCTCTCCTGCAGCAGCTCTGGACTTCCTACTCACCCCTGATATTTGCCCACTTGTCCTGAATGTCGCATCCTGCCTAGGtcctgctccctccctgctgtTCTCTACCTGTCGTGTGTTCCTGTGCCCTTCCACAGGACCTGACTTGGCTCTGCATTCACCGGGCCTGTCCTGAGCCCAGCTGTCCCCTGTTGGAGCGCCATACCCCCCCTGGGAGCTGCTGTCCCGTGTGCCAGGGTTCATGCCCAATTTTGTTCTGCATCCTCAGAGCCGAAGCcaggagggagacaggaggggTGGCATCCATGGGCCAAGTGGGCAACCTGGGGTGTGCACTCAGAATGCAGGCTTTGTTCTTTTGTAGAAAGGGAGGGCTGTTcgttgggggtggaggagggaccCATGAGGtagagggaggcagggaatgAAGCCTGGATTCTCAAGGCCTGGCCTGAGGCTTGGCTCAAGGACCCGAGGCCCACTAGCAGGGCATCGCACAGCTGAGCTGGCAGCCGGCCCAGAGGAAAGTTCCAGCTTCTGGCTTTTGTGGCTTCCGGGACACTCTGGACATCCCGAGCACTGGTGCCGGGTCTGCCATCTAGTAGGCCATGGTGCTGGTTGAAGAAATCAACACCATCAGGGTGCTAATTGGATGGGGTGGGCACTGCCCTGCCCTGGCCTTCAGGGTGAGCTCATGCAGGCGGAATGACAGTGCTCTCCCATCCCCATTTCTTCCTCCTCAGAATGTGTGGTGGAAGCTGAGGGCCAGAGAGTGGCAGATGGAGAGAGCTGGCGGGACCCCAGCGACGACTGTATCACTTGCACCTGCCGtgtgagctgggggtgggagggtgagggtggaggaCCTGAGAGATGGATAAAGGGAGGAGCTTCTGGTCACTGGACCAGAGAATATGGGGTCTTCGAGGTAATCAGAAAAATGCGCCCCCTCTGGGCATCCCTTGTGAGGGCAGGTAGCTGAAGGTGCATTTCATCCCCTACCTGAACGTGAAGTGGCTGTTCttgtggggcaggggcagagagagagggggctCCCGCCCCAGTCCCTGATCCAGAAGGGCTCCGAGAGTGTGAGGCCAGGGACTCCAGGCCCTGCCGGAAGTCCCTAGAGCCATGGCATCTGTCCTCAGCGGGGCCGCGTGGAGTGCCACCTGGAAGAGTGCCAGGCCCTCTCCTGCCCCCACGGCTGGGCGAAGGTGCGGGAGGCTGGCAGGTGCTGTGAGAGATGCCAAGGTGCGGGctagggagatgggggagggtcagggagggGGGAGGCGGGAGCGAGACCCAGTGTGAGGGATGGGCAGCGGACCCTCGCCCCTTACTGTCCCCTCAGCCCCCGCCCAGTCGTGCGCGCACCAGGGCCGGCAGGTGGCCTCCGGGGAGCGCTGGGCCGTGGACGCGTGCACCAGTTGCTCCTGCGTAGCCGGCGCCGTGAGCTGCCAGAGCCAGCGCTGCCCGCCGCTCTCCTGCGGGCCCGTGAGTGCTGCTGTCTGAGGCGGTGGGATGGGTGGCCACTTGGCACCGCCCCCCTGGGTGCCCCGGGGAAGGAGGAAGCTGGACTTGCCCGGGTCATGCAGTTCCCGAAGTAGCCACGAGGTGGCGCTCTGACACACCCCCCCCGCCAGCAGTAAGCCGAGGAGCCCTGGAGCCTCCCCAGCGATCCTCCGTGCCCCGGGAGGCTCTGCGTGGGGCACGGCAGGGAGCGCAGCGTGTCTGACGGTGTCTGGGGCGGAGGCCAGGACGAGGCCCCCGCCCTGCGTCCCGGCAGCTGCTGCCCCCGCTGCCTGACCCGCCCCGGTTCCTGCATGGCCTTCGGAGACCCTCATTACCGCACCTTCGACGGCCGCCTGTTGCACTTCCAGGGCAGCTGCAGCTACGTACTGGCCAAGGACTGCCGTGGAGGCGACTTTAGGTGCGCAActccctctgccttctccctgcccccttaCACCCATCCCTGCTGACCACTGCATCTGGGCCTCCCACGCCACAGCGTGCACGTGACCAACGATGACCGGGGCCGGAGCGGCGTGTCCTGGACCCACGAGGTGGCCGTGCTGCTGGGAGACGTGGCCGTGCGGCTGCTGCAGGGCGGAGCGGTCACGGTGAGTAAAGCCAAGGACCCGGGGAAAGTCGGTCCTGCGCGTTCCTCTCCGCTGTCCCGACGTCGCTCCTCCTCCCgcctcccttctcctccaggtGGACGGGCGCCCCGTCGCCTTGCCCTTCTTGCAGGAGCCTCTGCTGTATGTGGAGCTGCGGGGACGCACGGTGATGCTACACGCCCAGCCGGGGCTCCAGGTGCGGCCGGGGCGAGTGGGGTGCAGGGGAGCCTCGGGCCTGTTCAGGTGTCTGTATCTGTAGAGGGAGTGGGGATACCAGCTACCTCCCAGGCCAAAtgaggccacagaggtgagagaGTTCTGCTGGATTCTGAAGGGAGAAGAGGAATCAGGGTTAGAGACCTCCACGTGTGATGGAAGGAGTTCTGAGCCTGGTTTGCGATCTTGGCTCAACCACCCACACACTGGGGCTCTTAGGCCATTACCTTAAGCCcatcctttctgggcctcagctttcccATCAGTCAAATGGGGGAAGGGTTGGGAGGGTGGGCAATGTCAACTGCCGTCTCCTAGGTGGCTTCAGAGATTTTCTCCAATTCCCATGTCAAAGAGTAGTTCACTCCCTGGCCTCCAGCAACAAGCACATTTGTAAATTCAGAAAATAAGTCTTGTCTACTCTTATGATACAGACTCTAATTATGCTTTGTTCTCGGTAAGGCCTGAATGCCCATGAGAGAGTGACTCTCTGGAAGAGGGTTGCATTTCATGGGGGCGCCGAGTTCATGGAGGATGAGGGGAGAAGGTGCCCTTTTGAGGGAGCTGTGGGTGGCTCTTCATGTCTTCTGTGTTTGCCTAGGGCTGACAGGGCAGGTACCTACTTGTATCCTCCCTTCCAGGAGACACCTCCACCTGTCCATTCTCCTCCCCTACAGCAGGGGGCGTGCTGACGCCGCCAGGATCGGCACTGGGCTTCCTGGGGCCCCTGCCTTTCCCCACTTTCCAGTCCCAGCCTCTCTGCACAGGTGCTGTGGGATGGGCAGTCCCAGGTGGAGGTGAGAGTGCCTGGCTCCTACCGGGGCCAGATTTGTGGGCTCTGTGGCAACTTCAATGGCTTTGCCCAGGATGATCTGCAGGGCCCTGAGGGGCTGCTCCTGTCCACTGAGGCTGAGTTTGGGAATAGCTGGCAGGTGAGTCACACaggagctggggggcaggggggaggcaCAGTTGAGCATGAATCTCAGAGCAGCCTTCTGGTATGGAAAGGGAAGTTTGCACACAAGGTGGGCTTTGGGGCTTTCAAGGAGGTTTGGGGACTTCTTGCCTGCTATGGTGCTGGGGGAGGCAGGATGGCCTGTTGAAAGCGGTCTCATCATCTGAATCCCCAAGCCCTGCTTTGCCGCTCAcgaactgtgtgaccttggacaagtcacttacctgctctgggccttggtttgtccatctgtaaaatgggaacaaaggAAAAGTAGCTGATGCTTCCTTTGCTGTTCTCATAGGGAGGTTTATGAggctaaaacaaaatatttggt
Encoded proteins:
- the KCP gene encoding kielin/chordin-like protein isoform X18; its protein translation is MEVLPFLKVEPSPGSLWGLLTSTTTSCRRRPTPQPLLGPPRSGGAPWRSDWEGWRLRSRSSENRLYWRPQEWGNVATGALCHLYLSGCEYEGQLYEEGANFLSSSNPCLQCSCLRSLVRCVPMKCPPIPCPEPVLRPGHCCPNCQAQGCTEGGSHWEHGQEWTTPGDPCRICQCLEGHIRCHQRECASLCPYPARPLPGTCCPVCDGCFLNGREYRSGEPVGSGDPCSHCRCANGSVHCEPLPCPPTPCRHPGRIPGKCCPVCDSCEYQGHQYQSQETFRLQESGRCVRCSCQAGEVSCEEQECPGAPCTLSDSGPQLCPACVLGGEEFAEGVQWEPDGQPCTTCSCQAGVPVCRALLCSPAPCQHPTKPPGACCPSCESCTYHGQVYANGQNFTDADSPCHTCYCEDGTVTCSLVNCPPTTCARPQSGPGQCCPRCPDCILEKQVFMDGESFSHPRDPCQECQCREGHAHCQPRACPRASCAHPLPGPCCQNNCNGCAFAGKEYPNGADFPHPSDPCRLCRCLSGHVQCPARRCPPLPCPEPLLLPGECCPQCPATPSGCPRPGGGVPVRHQEHFSQPDDPCRRCLCLDGSVSCQLLPCPPAPCTHPRQGPCCPSCDGNAPTAPARTPSSSTPEPHLLRPPLTLRPSLPPGGAPPLLPLPPGPLLRGGVLTKKVREQCPPSPQGPGGSAPGAPPPRPPSPSPAPQAACTRGRSSPVASASLRPLPGATSASAGRAASAASPGPVPQHSAPSLPGVTAALPVMDASIMGSPLPPERPFLTRSTPPAPSAPARKAPCAAGRSRVLQLCAPIPPQGLASALFATGREHQDGEEFEGPAGSCERCRCQAGQVSCERLQCPPLPCPLQVTEPGSCCPRCRGCLVHGEEHPEGSSWEPPNSPCSSCMCHEGVITCARVQCVTSCAQPHLGPRDCCPRCSACEHEGRKYEPGESFQPGTDPCEVCTCELQPEGTPSLRCHRRQCPSLVGCPASQLLPPGPQHCCPTCAQPLSPCTEHLRGSKLAPPDPCYTCQCQDLTWLCIHRACPEPSCPLLERHTPPGSCCPVCQECVVEAEGQRVADGESWRDPSDDCITCTCRRGRVECHLEECQALSCPHGWAKVREAGRCCERCQAPAQSCAHQGRQVASGERWAVDACTSCSCVAGAVSCQSQRCPPLSCGPDEAPALRPGSCCPRCLTRPGSCMAFGDPHYRTFDGRLLHFQGSCSYVLAKDCRGGDFSVHVTNDDRGRSGVSWTHEVAVLLGDVAVRLLQGGAVTVDGRPVALPFLQEPLLYVELRGRTVMLHAQPGLQVLWDGQSQVEVRVPGSYRGQICGLCGNFNGFAQDDLQGPEGLLLSTEAEFGNSWQVPEGPGPGRPCSKGREVDPCRAAGYRARREANARCRVLKSSPFSRCHAVVPPEPFFAACVYDLCACGPGFLADTCLCDALEAYASHCRQAGVTPAWRGPTLCVVGCLLDRGFVFDECGPPCPRTCFNQHVPLGELAAHCVRPCVPACRCPAGLVEHEAHCISPEACPPVLLTGDQPPSTLPNPSQKPQGQEP
- the KCP gene encoding kielin/chordin-like protein isoform X12, giving the protein MQPSPAFWSPLCPGWSSQASLPQARKSGKAWEWPQREELPLPVHGSAALSEGGAVPREPLGLADIHDYQLQAPAHSSAPAGAPQERWRPLEERLGRLEAEVTELREQEGAITCTQKPCPRGPCLEPGACCPHCEPGCTGGHRSGETWQLEPCVICTCQAGTVQCQGPSCSELNCLESYTPPGECCPICWPGDLPPTLPRRPLGPRGFRTYLGSCLPLGNVHPPRCLLTSPSRWQPSPGCEYEGQLYEEGANFLSSSNPCLQCSCLRSLVRCVPMKCPPIPCPEPVLRPGHCCPNCQAQGCTEGGSHWEHGQEWTTPGDPCRICQCLEGHIRCHQRECASLCPYPARPLPGTCCPVCDGCFLNGREYRSGEPVGSGDPCSHCRCANGSVHCEPLPCPPTPCRHPGRIPGKCCPVCDSCEYQGHQYQSQETFRLQESGRCVRCSCQAGEVSCEEQECPGAPCTLSDSGPQLCPACVLGGEEFAEGVQWEPDGQPCTTCSCQAGVPVCRALLCSPAPCQHPTKPPGACCPSCESCTYHGQVYANGQNFTDADSPCHTCYCEDGTVTCSLVNCPPTTCARPQSGPGQCCPRCPDCILEKQVFMDGESFSHPRDPCQECQCREGHAHCQPRACPRASCAHPLPGPCCQNNCNGCAFAGKEYPNGADFPHPSDPCRLCRCLSGHVQCPARRCPPLPCPEPLLLPGECCPQCPATPSGCPRPGGGVPVRHQEHFSQPDDPCRRCLCLDGSVSCQLLPCPPAPCTHPRQGPCCPSCDGNAPTAPARTPSSSTPEPHLLRPPLTLRPSLPPGGAPPLLPLPPGPLLRGGVLTKKVREQCPPSPQGPGGSAPGAPPPRPPSPSPAPQAACTRGRSSPVASASLRPLPGATSASAGRAASAASPGPVPQHSAPSLPGVTAALPVMDASIMGSPLPPERPFLTRSTPPAPSAPARKAPCAAGRSRVLQLCAPIPPQGLASALFATGREHQDGEEFEGPAGSCERCRCQAGQVSCERLQCPPLPCPLQVTEPGSCCPRCRGCLVHGEEHPEGSSWEPPNSPCSSCMCHEGVITCARVQCVTSCAQPHLGPRDCCPRCSACEHEGRKYEPGESFQPGTDPCEVCTCELQPEGTPSLRCHRRQCPSLVGCPASQLLPPGPQHCCPTCAQPLSPCTEHLRGSKLAPPDPCYTCQCQDLTWLCIHRACPEPSCPLLERHTPPGSCCPVCQECVVEAEGQRVADGESWRDPSDDCITCTCRRGRVECHLEECQALSCPHGWAKVREAGRCCERCQAPAQSCAHQGRQVASGERWAVDACTSCSCVAGAVSCQSQRCPPLSCGPDEAPALRPGSCCPRCLTRPGSCMAFGDPHYRTFDGRLLHFQGSCSYVLAKDCRGGDFSVHVTNDDRGRSGVSWTHEVAVLLGDVAVRLLQGGAVTVDGRPVALPFLQEPLLYVELRGRTVMLHAQPGLQVLWDGQSQVEVRVPGSYRGQICGLCGNFNGFAQDDLQGPEGLLLSTEAEFGNSWQVPEGPGPGRPCSKGREVDPCRAAGYRARREANARCRVLKSSPFSRCHAVVPPEPFFAACVYDLCACGPGFLADTCLCDALEAYASHCRQAGVTPAWRGPTLCVVGCLLDRGFVFDECGPPCPRTCFNQHVPLGELAAHCVRPCVPACRCPAGLVEHEAHCISPEACPPVLLTGDQPPSTLPNPSQKPQGQEP